In Chanos chanos chromosome 14, fChaCha1.1, whole genome shotgun sequence, the sequence acacacaaatacacacacatacacacacacacgcgcacacacacacacacacacacacacacacacacacacacacacaaacacacacacacacatacacacacacacgcgcgcacacacacacacacacacacacacacacacacacacacacacacacacacagaaacacagatacacacacacacacacacacacacacacagaaacacagatacacagatacacacacgcgcacacacacacacacacacacagaacacaaaacacagaacacagataaCGGTCAGGTTTGTGGATAGTTAATTTTACCACATTAACCTTAatgatggagggaaaaaaactacATTCTGTGCAAGTGATAAACAGACAAGTTGTATTTTAACATCATCACGCCAAGTTTTCTCTGTCATGCGGTTCTGACTGTATTATATAAAACAGATGGTATCCTCCCTAACTGGAGGACTAAATGGGTTACCACGGAAACGAAAATATTCTGCTCACTTGTGAAAATAGGCTTAAAATCAGACTAAActgaaaacatgagaaaaaatgaaacgtATATTAATGGTGTTAAAAGGCAGGGGAGGCGGAAGTTGTCTGTTGGGAAGTTGTCTGTTGGGAATAAAACTGTCTCGCGTTTGGGTTTGGCACAGACCTCAGCTCCTGTCTCACTCCCTCGGGCGTGGTGGCCGACACGATGAAAATGTCGTTCATCTCCTCCCTCAGCATGTTGCAGGAGTAACCGATGTTTTCTGCCGTCTCTGCCgttcacagaacacacacacacaaaaaaagattcattctcttatctatctatctgtctatctatctatctatctatctatctatctatctatctatctatctatctatctatctgtctgtgtgtctgtctgtctgtctgtctgtctatctgtctgtctgtctgtctgtctatctatctatctatctatctgtctgtctgtctgtctgtctgtctatctatctatctatctatctatctatctatcaaaatCACTGTGGAGTCACTGCAGTCATTTTTGGAGGTGATTCAGTGTATACTGATGTACTACACACACCTTGTTTGTCTCCAGTCAGAACCCAGATCTTAATGTCTGCCTTGGCCAGCTGTTCAATGGTTTGGGCCACTCCGTCCTGCAGTTTATCCTCAATGGCTGTCGCCCCTAGCAACTGTGTCCGGGaaacaaaacattgcaaaaATTAGTCGCCAACCTCTGCTTTCCCACCTGCACCCAAACAAATTAGAGGTTTGAATCTGAGTCATATCAAAGTCTCTGTTGAAAATGATCTTAATGGAAGGGGAACATTATGGCCAAGCTGGACACATAATAAAACCTACGGAGAGTAAAGAGCTAACATTAGCCTCTCACCAGCaggtctctctctatctcctcatAAAGCTGGTCCAGTTTCTCCTCACGGTCCTCCAGCGCAGTGCtggcctcttggtggcgctGTTTCCACTCGGTGAAGAACTGCTCGTCCAGGTCTTTATACGCAAGAGCAAGGGTTCTCAAGCCTTCACCTGCAAAttcctaaatacacacacacacacacacacacacacacacgcacacacacacacacatgaaaaatataGCTACATGTATTTATACAGGCACAAAATGAATGGAACATACAGTATGTAACTTAATTGAGATTATGGCCTCAATGGCGCCCTCTGGTGTTGACTCACATTGAGATGCTCAGTAGTGACTTCCATTAGTTTACTGCAGGACTGGTCCAGCCGCTCATAGAGAATAGTGTCTGCACCCTTACAGTACAGTGTCACTTTGCCCTCTGGACTacgtactgagagagagagagacagagagtgagggagagagaaagagagagacagagacagagatcgagagagagagagagagagagaaagagagacagagagaaagagagacagagagagagagagacagagagagagaaagagagagagagagagagaaggaggcgtAAGCACgaatgcacaaatacacaaacacacacacaggagctctTTAAAATTCACCATTCACTCATAAGTAGTATTTAATGCTCTACTCTGAAGTACTCAGGCACAACCTGGCCTTATGTGTGGGATCAGTGTCGTTTTTTTCTCACCAATGACAGACATTCTTTTGCGGACATTGTTAAAGTCGAGGATTGCCAGCAGTTTGTAGGTCTTCTGCACGCCCATCTCTACGATAGTGATACTCTCTGGAGTACGGGAACGGAAGACAAAACCAAAATTCCGTGCCGCAGTTACAAGAGCGCCCTCATCTGGAGACTGGGCCTGGTACGACAGGTCTCctaagagagatagagagagagagagagagagagagacagacagagagagagagagagagagagagagacagacagagagagagagagagagattccagtTAATCttctgttcttgttcttgttcttgcaCTGTTTTGCAAGAATATTcatcaagacacacacacacccctcaccctCGCTCTTCTCCTCGGCCATGACTGTGTGGCAGAGAGCCAGCAGACGGAAGAATGATTGGACCTCTGGATCCTCCAGCTTCACAGCCTCCACCAGACTGTGATCATAGAAGTGGAACTTCGGGTCGGCCAGAGGGTTGAAGGAGAAATCCACTGACTGCAtgtcctgaaaaaaaaccccaaacgtCACAGCACATGaaaacaccacagaacaccCACAGGACAACTCTGGAACATCTCTGAATCATCTAGAGAACCTAGAGTACATGAGTAAACGGAGCCTCCGAAGCAAAGAGAACGTCATTATGATCTTTGAATGATCCGTAGAAACTTCCAGAACATCTTTAAAATATCCTCACATTCTCTTTAAAATGCAGAGATCAACTAGAACATCTGCAGAGAACCTATAAAAAATAAACCAACCTGAACTTTGCCTTTGTCTCAACAACATTAGCAAGACATCTCCAGACCCTCACTAGAACATCTCTAGAACTTCGCTAGAGCTACAAAGTCTCTACAGAACCTCCAGGAACATCAACAGACTATTATACATACCATCGGAACCACCCAAACATCCtacaacatcacaacacaacatctctctttactttgattaaaaaacaaaaaacaaacaaaaaaaacaatacaaactcATTTCAGTTTAGCCACACACACGAGAAGTCACCTTTTTTTATCACAGACATATTCACACGCATAATGAACTGCCTCACACAGGTTGACTTCTGCAGAGCCCAAGCCAAAGTGAGACAGAAGGAGGTAGGGCGAACAGACACTCgagtacagtgagacagaaggagGTAGGGCCAACAGACACTCGAGCACAGTCAGACAGAAGGAGGTAGGGccaacagacagactggagcAGGGTGAGACAGAAGGAGGTAGGGCGAACAGACACTcgagcacagtgagacagaaggagGTAGGGcgaacagacagactggagcACGGTGAGACAGAAGGAGGTAGGGcgaacagacagactggagcACGGTGAGACAGAAGGAGGTAGGGCCAACAGACAGACTCGAGAACGGTGAGACAGAAGGAGGTAGGGcgaacagacagactggagcacagtgagacagaaggagGTAGGGCGAACAGACAGACTCGAGAACGGTGAGACAGAAGGAGGTAGGGCGAACAGACAGACTCGAGCAAGGTGAGACAGAAGGAGGTAGGGccaacagacagactggagcacagtgagacagaaggagGTAGGGCGAACAGACAGACTCGAGCACAGTGAGATAGAAGGAGGTAGGgtgaacagacagactggagcaaggtgagacagaaggaggtagggtgaacagacagactggagcacggtgagacagaaggaggtagggcaaacagacagactcaagcacagtgagacagaaggagGTAGGGTGAACAGACAGACTCGAGCACGGTGAGACAGAAGGAGGTAGGGCGAACAGACAGACTCGAGCACGGTGAGACAGAAGGAGGTAGGGCCAACAGACAGACTCGAGCACATGTGTTCAGTAAGGTTAAAGTTTTATTGTAAAGTTCTGGTGGTTACGTCGGCTCAGAAAGGCCCGTTTGGCCCTCGTCTTACCTCGGTAATCTCCAATCTCTGCCCCGTTCGGTGACACAGCACATCTCCTGGAAGACAGAGAGCACTCTCAGTCAGTTAAACTGGTTAAACTGGTGATCTGTTAGGCCACATGTGTATCTGAATGAACGGCTCTGTTCCAATACTCTCACATACCCTCCTTCCTCAGACCACAACTGAATGcatgagtggaaaaaaaaacattatcatgCTAAAAAGACTGCACCTTGGTTTTGATTTAACTGACTTAGTCCTATTAAAACTACTGAAGCCAGGGAAAGGACACAAGGTAAATGAGCTGCTTAAAGGTATAAGAGTgcagtcaaaacatttcaaaaagctTAAAACACATCTTTGGTCAATGTCTGCTGGCTTCATGTTTTTGAATTATTAGACATCTGGATGGTAAGGGAAATCTGACTGGCTCTGAAGATGACTTGCTAGGGCCTTAACTGGTCATGATGTGAATGGAGGGGACACAACAGGGGGGATGCAGCCTGGAGCGCTGAGCGCTGTTAGTGCAGAAGGCAGTGCGTCTGAACACGCGTCTAAACATGCGTCTGAACATGCGTCTGAACACGCGGTCTCTCACCGTAGGACTTGCCGTTGATGGAGCACCTGTTGAAAGTCATGATGTTCTGCGTGAGGGTTCCCGTTTTGTCGGAGAAGATGTACTTGATCTGCCCGAGCTCCTCGTTCAGGGTCGTGGTCCGCGCCTCAGCCGGGGTGTCGCTGCGGGCGTGGTACATCTTCCTGTCCCAGTTAATGTAGTAACTGTTTCCCAAACGAATGAACTCcatactaacacacagacacacacacacacacgtacacagacacacacacacacacacacacagacacacacacacacacacacacacacagacacacacacacacagagacacacacacagacacacacacacacacagacacacacacacacagacgcgtgtgcacgcgtacacacacacacacagacacacacacacacacacacacacacacagacacacacacacagagacacacacacagacacacacacacacacagacacacacacacacagacgcgtgtgcacgcgtacacacacacacacagacacacacacacacacacacacagacacacacacacacgcacacacacacacacacacacacagaagccagtgcacgcgcacatacacacagacacacacacacagacgcgtgtgcacgcgcacacacacagacacacacagacacacacacacacacacacacacacacacagagaaaaccaaaaataaGTGTGAGAATCTGAGAACACAACACtgaataaatttaaatgaaaaaaaaaaattaaaacatacaaTGAATCAAAACTTGCAAGTTTTGCTAGATGTAtgaaaacaaactctctctctctctctaacacacacacacacacacacacacacacactcatagacacacaaagTACCTGACATAGAGGGAGATGGGGACCACTGTGTTGAGGATGATGATGTAAGACCAGAAGGTGAGGAAGGCTGAAAACGCAGCGTTGTCTTCCCCCTCCCTCGGTAAAAAAGCTGTGAACTTTGACCCTTCTTGGTGCTCCCAGATGCCGTTGCCAATGGCGAGGATGACACACATGACAACCAGCACAACAAAAATCTACAATAAAGAGCGAACAGCATCAGAATTGTACACaatgtctcttctctcctcctcttagAATCCATATATCCTATACATTTGTTTATACATGCACAGGTAAATATTATAGTTCTTTACCTCACTTTAAAATAAAGACTTAGCACAGTTTCTGATAAAGAATGAATTCTTCAGTGTTTGTCGGTTAATATACACTTCTCACTGTTAGACCTCTATGTATTTTAGTGGCATATTAGTTGCGTTTGTTAATATTTTGTGAGGTAAaaactgagagaagagaggtCGTTGTCTTACACACAGAACGAGGACGTTCATTAGATGGTCGATGCGTGTTCGTTTAAACTTTGTTCTCCCACAGTTTTGCATCAGTTTAGTTTCTGGAcctaaagaacagaaaacagatgaacagtcaAGAAAGCTGAAGTGGTTAGTAAGAGATGTCCAGCCTTttaaggaaaaataaacaaatagcaTTACttggaaaaaatatgaaattctcATGAAGCGATGAACTTCTTTGATGTTGGTATTAATAACTTGAGAAGCATGAGAATGCATGGTTTTCAGGAAATACAGCCTGCCATCACTTAAACCCACAACAGGCTAAAAATATGGTGCAATACCATAGTTGGCCAGTAGAGGGAGAGGGATTGGCAAGCCTacatagagagggagacagatagacagagagacagacagacagagagacagacagacagagagtctAACCTGCAAACAGAACCAGGCCAAAACACCAGTCTGTATTTCTCAGAGTGCAGCCCCGTAAGAGAATCTTCTGATTGTCGAGAGCGTACTTCTGTCCTGCGTGAGTCAGCGTTCCTGTGAATCTGTCCAGGCGGTTATTGGGTGGTTCGCAGCACACCTCACCTATAAACCAATGACACAGGTGAACACACGAGAGTTTGGTTCAGTTAAACTCACTGTACACTGAATGACTGTCACTAACGGTAAGGACATAATGCTTAATGAGGACATCAGACACCAAGCTGCTCTGTCattatttcttctttatttggTTCAAAAGGCACAGGTGTGTCAGCTCTCTGTCTGGCCTGTGCAGAAGCCAGAGGTAGAGgccatctacacacacacacacacacacacacacacacagagcgagggGACAGAAGCCCCTAGAAATATTCTGTCGTCTGCAAAGCTTCAGCCACACTTTCAGAAActttttcacactttcacacttttcacTGTCACACCttcaaccaccccccccccaccaccacacacacacacacacacacacacacgccacgcacgcacgcacgcacgcacgcacgcaagcacacttTTAACCatttccctccatttctctttttctttcccactgtctctctctcagtcacactctctcagttcCTGTTTGTCTGCTGTAGCCCCGCCCCTCACCGTTAAATGCGGCGAGAGCTTGAATGTTGTCTCCCATATCTCCAGTCAATGTTAAGGCCTGTTTGACTTTCAGGTTGGTCTCcctggagaaaaacacagacaaaatgtatgaggtcacacacacatcatgtacatgcaaacacgtacacacatagaCGctgatgcatgcacacaaacacatgcacacaaacacacacacacacacacacacagacacacagacacacacacacacacaaatccacatatGCATAGACAAATGCAGACATGCACACTATAAACATGAAGAGTGACACACACCCATCTAATTCTGCTGTTTCAATGTACACCAGGTTCAGAGGTTCACTGCTAGACAGAAGAAGCAAATCTGCCtgtatgcacacgcgcacgcacacacacgcacacacacacacgcacgcacacagagagagagagagagagagagggctgaaaTTTTGGAAGTATTAGATCTTATGTATTGATCATTTCCTTTGTATCTCATATATGTCATCTCTACAAACTGATCTGCTCTTACTGTCACAAACTGATTGTTCTCCAGTTTAATGATGTCACCCACTCGAACATTCATCCATTTTTCACTtctgagtctgagagagagagagagagagagagatgtaagaaCATTTCTGAGAAGATAAACAGATGTTACATCATTGCCTTGTATGAGACCATAACTAATCAAATTTTCCATTTAACGTCACCATAATTAAAGCAatattagagagaaagagagagagagagagagagagagagagtgagataaacAAAGAACTTTATCGGTGCATTGTTGTCATCCATGCTCtgtataaaataaacagtaaaacatgtaaataaaataaaacaaaatacatgacCATTAgacaaatttaaatttaaaatacagattaaataaacagtttcttAAAATCAGTGAATTATTATAACAAACAAATTTTCCTGGTCTTGTTATCCCCCTACAACTCTTTGGAACTTTCAAAATTTTATGCTCATTGGTTCATTCATCGATCTACAGAGCATAATGCTTCCCCCCAAAACTGAGAAAACTCAGCCAATTTACACAGTCTTTAAACATACAGACTTCACGTAGACTCTCACTGAAAAAATCTTCCATCATTAACCCaattgtcacaacctgcaccgccattttggacttttggtttgacatgtctttgtgctcctgttctgtctgtctccgcccctcacctgtacctgtttgtctcattattaaccttgtttagtttctaccaatcctgtgttgccctgtttagttctccctctatttaagtcctagtgtttgccttgtactttgtctatcgttgtttgtgtttttgcacactgttatgctgcaccttttgttatcagcttttgttatttgtttgcactgtattatggtcttcattttaagtaaagccttccgttttatcaccgtcaaccatcgtgccttgcacttgggtcctgcaccacaccaccagcgtgacaccaATGGTCCACTGAGCCCTTCCCTCTCAGTTTACTGCATCTAGTGAGTCCTGATTCCAATaattatcaaaacaaacacagagtcagtctcAGGTCAGGATTGTCCTTGACACATGTCCCTGTGTCacaagtgagagggagagacagacggtcaggaagagagagagagggtgatacATATCGGTGGCGTGCCGTCAGGGCAACCAAAGCAAGCACTGCTTGCCTAACTTTCCTGCGCGAAAATAAATGTCAGTGGGTATACCTCTTAAGAGTAATAATTTTCTACGTATATGTACAATACACGACTGTCAACGACtgtctattttaatacatttctccTACGACCCACTCACTGTCCTCTCATGGCGTTTTTGGGCTGTTTTGCTGTGCGTTTCTGCCGAGAATACGCGGAGCTTGCCTACAGCTCGTTAAACTCAACGGCGGGTCTGTTCAGCTGGCTTCTTGGGTCCCGTTTAAAACAGCATGCGAAGGCAAGCGGTTGCACCCTCCTGACATCAGTTTTTGCATTAGAAGTTTGAAAAAACGCACTCGCTCCTGCGTATCGCGACCGTACGATGACGCTACGGGATCACTAGCCGACTAGCATGCTACTCTCAGCGACGTTTCCACTGAACTCTCTACAGTTGACATAAGACAGTCAACATCAGTAACATGGGAAAGGCAAGCGGTCTTGTAACTGCTTgccctgttctgagatcagttgtgTGCTTGTGTCCTACAGCGTTGGGCGGTAAAACAACTGAAACGGTCCACTGGTAGAGAGTGTCATCCATTAGACAATTTTAATAGCATTTTTACCGGATTGAATAAAGTTGTACATGGCGACAGTAAGTTTGAGAGACGCAATATTTGCAGAGAGGAAAGTCCAGGGTCGTACATCAAATGGTAAGCATTTTGAAGATTACCACAAAAACTGTGTATTAAGTGAAGGTTTTCCTGTAATATACTTTTCAATCACACTTCTCCAGAATTGTGCAATGTGTAGTAAAGTTTAGtgtcagttaaaataaataatacaatatagtacaaaataaatataaaataaataatccccgtattttttccccctttgatTGGGCAGGCTGCAGCAAGACACAGGAGAGGCACTTTCGAGACAGGACAGTCAGACAGTAGAAAACCATGAGATAGACAGTTGCACCATATTGGGCAAACTACAAATCCCAGAGAGCAGTATGGTTATGCTGTGTGGCCATGAAATggtatgtttgattttaatttttttttagctgtttttgTAATGGACCACTTCAGGCACCGTGTGTATGGATATCTGGATATCTGTGTGTTGGGAGGTCCTGACTTCTGCTTGCCTAAGTGAAAAACCCTCTGCATgccactgatatatatatatatatatatatatatatatatatatatatatatacacagaaagGTTGTTTCTTCATAGAACTGTGTGCAGATGTCAGCTTGGGTCACAGGTttgaaaaacaggaagaaaaacaggacCCTCCTCTGAACACGacagctgtttcctgtttcagtaCATGGCACGGATCAAAACCCAGAACTATCgggctgaaaaaaaatccacaacgCTCGACACAAAACCGGCAGAAAACTGACTCAGAACCCACCGTGAAGAACACAATGAAGAAATATGCAGTGATGTGAACGCAAAGGAAGCTACAGAATGATAACACAGGAGCCAGGAGAATGTTCAGCCTCATGTAGAATTGGCGGAAATTTCACCTCACTGTGCAATGACCACTTCCTTTACAAAACGAGACGCACTGTTCCTTCACTCAGTACGTtctcatggggggggggggggggggggggggggggggggggggggggggaagctgAAACCCAACCCAGCAATAGAAGGAACAGGGAACCGATCAGGATTCCACAAAGTGACAGTTACACAGATTCAACACTGTTCTACCTGAGTTGTGCAGGTTTGGTTGCTAGGAGACAACCTTGAACGTGCCCCTTCCTTTCGGAAGCCTGTGGCAGTTCTTCAGAATGTTTAGAaaaattcttttatttgttttgctcttgCAGAGACTCGATCACTGTGCTGTAAATGACACTGATAAGCTTTGCATGACATATGAGTAACTAACAACATATGATCATGTGATTATGTGATTATATGTTTTACAAGTTTCATCACAagataattacacacacacacacacacacacacacacaaaaagaggaagacTCACTCTCCATCAATGAGGACATCAACTTTGCGGTTGTTCACATGTTTGTCGCTCCTGTGACGGTTCTGAAATggacagcaagagagaaagacagacagacagtcagagagacagacacagagagacaagcagagagagacagacacagagggagagttATGACTGACATGGCTGATTCAGAGTCACATACACCATAGGAGAAcgggtgtatatatatatatatatatatgtatatatataaagcattTGCCTACAAAAATTAAGCAAAACTGTCTTTTATTAATTATAGCAACACTGAGCATATGGTCTCATTCAGCTGAGTTTCACAATTATTTTGTGGAGTGAGCAACTGGTCTGAAACCACACCCACAGCCtgacacacactccttcacccACACTCAGGGTGAGGCTACTGGTCTTACTGGAGaccatttctccctctcacattttccactgctctctttctctctctctctctctctctctctctctctctctctctctcagcaaagGCCAAATCTAGAACCTTTCAAATGGTCCCTTTTTATTGCATTACACCATTTAACACAACAGCCTCAAAGGCTagaaaatggaaacatttgaTTTGAAGGAAAACTTTGTTTTAGGGTGTTTCAAACGCTTGAAATTCAGCAACACAAAATGTGAAATGCCACGAATTTGACAAATATTACAACTTTCAGAGAGTACGTTGAGTGCCAtttgaaaaaccaaaaaaaccccaaaaacacaaTTATGAGATTCCCCTGCTTTGTCTCCTGCCATCACTATGGAAACATGATAAGACAAGAAAGGGAAAAGGCACAGAACAGTGTTCATAGAACAGAATGGCCTCTatgacagtgatgtcacaaaggcACCTGTGAAACATTAATGTGAGAGCCAATCGAATGTTCAGATAGAGTCAAAGGAAGCTGCTGTTGCCGTAGAAATCAGAGTGTCTTTTCCTTTCGTCTGTCCTGGGAGGTGAAGGCCACACATTTTGTGTGTCTTACTTACTATGTCATCTGTGGCATCTTTGACTGCAGTCACTGACAATACCAGCACCAAGGGGAGAACAGTTGTGAACCAGGACAGTGAAGATATCGCAGGGATGACCTG encodes:
- the atp8b5a gene encoding probable phospholipid-transporting ATPase IM, with the protein product MSFFGLDCVSRKETEVERRLRANDRDYNLSFKYATNAIKTSKYNFFTFLPMNLFEQFQRIANAYFLILLILQVIPAISSLSWFTTVLPLVLVLSVTAVKDATDDINRHRSDKHVNNRKVDVLIDGELRSEKWMNVRVGDIIKLENNQFVTADLLLLSSSEPLNLVYIETAELDGETNLKVKQALTLTGDMGDNIQALAAFNGEVCCEPPNNRLDRFTGTLTHAGQKYALDNQKILLRGCTLRNTDWCFGLVLFAGPETKLMQNCGRTKFKRTRIDHLMNVLVLCIFVVLVVMCVILAIGNGIWEHQEGSKFTAFLPREGEDNAAFSAFLTFWSYIIILNTVVPISLYVSMEFIRLGNSYYINWDRKMYHARSDTPAEARTTTLNEELGQIKYIFSDKTGTLTQNIMTFNRCSINGKSYGDVLCHRTGQRLEITEDMQSVDFSFNPLADPKFHFYDHSLVEAVKLEDPEVQSFFRLLALCHTVMAEEKSEGDLSYQAQSPDEGALVTAARNFGFVFRSRTPESITIVEMGVQKTYKLLAILDFNNVRKRMSVIVRSPEGKVTLYCKGADTILYERLDQSCSKLMEVTTEHLNEFAGEGLRTLALAYKDLDEQFFTEWKQRHQEASTALEDREEKLDQLYEEIERDLLLLGATAIEDKLQDGVAQTIEQLAKADIKIWVLTGDKQETAENIGYSCNMLREEMNDIFIVSATTPEGVRQELRDAQNKMCPDMEPDVFFIPETILGNQPKVVQDESVNGEYGLVINGHSLVYALESSMELEFLRTACMCKTVICCRVTPLQKAQVVELVKKYKKAVTLAVGDGANDVSMIKAAHIGVGISGQEGMQAVLSSDFSFAQFRFLQHLLLVHGRWSYLRMCKFLRYFFYKNFTFTFVHFWYAFFCGFSAQTVYDEWFITLYNLVYTALPVLGMGLFEQDVNERWSLEYPQLYTPGQRNLYFCKKTFMRCALHSGYSSLILFFIPYASIHSTVRRDGRQLADYQSFAVIAQTCLIFTVFIQLALDMSFWTMVNHIFVWGSLIMYFALTFITYSDGMYSIFSPAFSFIGTARNSLSQPSVWLTILLTSILCALPVVAYRFLLTQLSPTINDKVKYKVRRAKLEPPPRPRRTRITRTSTRRSGYAFSHAQGYGDLITSGRFLRRQAPPATRVGGFTPIGRSAGFSPTGRSAGYSPTGRVLNFKEEAEPTALQMYRSVKNDSF